In the Hordeum vulgare subsp. vulgare chromosome 7H, MorexV3_pseudomolecules_assembly, whole genome shotgun sequence genome, one interval contains:
- the LOC123412267 gene encoding beta-glucosidase 28-like produces the protein MERGALLLPALALLLAALLASSGGVHGAGFNRYSFPEGFIFGTASSAIQYEGAANLRGKNIWDTFTRRPGKIADGSNVDTANDFYHRYKEDLKLVTDMNMDAFRFSLAWSRILPNGTIAGGINKAGVDFYNSLIDEVLARGLMPFVTMFHFDTPQALEDKYGSFLSDNIVKDYVEYAELCFKLFGDRVKFWTTFNEPMVFCAFGYGTGTLAPGRCSPYVSKACGAGDSSTEPYIAGHNLLIAHAEAVHLYRTRYQPAQRGQIGIVQISHWFIPYDAASDADRHAVKRSLDFMLGWFMHPVAFGEYPATMRRLVGRRLPEFTKEQSEMLKGSYDFLGLNYYTSNYAQAAARPPNRRRPSYATDHWVNQTGYRNGVPIGPPAFSPVFLNYPPGLRELLLYIRRIYGNRPIYITENGTDEANNSTIPIKEALKDDTRISFHVNHLKFLHKAIQEGVNVKGYITWTFQDDFEFGDGFKDRFGLIYVDRATLARYRKKSSYWMQDFLKRH, from the exons ATGGAGAGGGGGGCTCTTCTCCTCCCCGCTCTAGCCCTGCTGCTCGCAGCTCTGCTAGCTTCCAGCGGCGGCGTCCATGGCGCCGGGTTCAACAGGTACAGCTTCCCCGAGGGGTTCATCTTCGGCACCGCCTCCTCCGCCATTCAG TATGAGGGAGCTGCGAATCTGCGGGGCAAGAACATCTGGGACACCTTCACTCGGAGACCAG GCAAAATAGCTGACGGCAGCAACGTGGATACAGCAAACGACTTCTATCATCGCTACAAG GAGGATCTGAAGCTGGTAACCGACATGAACATGGACGCCTTCCGGTTCTCCCTTGCATGGAGCAGGATCCTTCCAA ATGGAACCATCGCCGGAGGAATCAACAAAGCAGGAGTCGATTTCTACAACAGCCTCATCGACGAGGTTTTGGCTAGAG GGCTGATGCCTTTCGTCACAATGTTCCACTTCGACACCCCCCAGGCCCTCGAGGACAAATACGGAAGCTTCTTGAGCGACAACATCGT AAAGGACTACGTGGAGTACGCGGAGCTGTGCTTCAAGCTGTTCGGCGACCGGGTGAAATTCTGGACCACCTTCAACGAGCCCATGGTGTTCTGCGCCTTCGGCTACGGCACCGGCACCTTGGCCCCGGGCCGCTGCTCGCCGTACGTCTCCAAGGCCTGCGGCGCCGGGGACTCCTCCACGGAGCCCTACATCGCCGGCCACAACCTCCTCATCGCCCACGCCGAGGCCGTGCACCTGTACCGCACCAGGTACCAGCCGGCGCAGCGGGGCCAGATCGGCATCGTGCAGATATCCCACTGGTTCATCCCCTACGACGCCGCCTCCGACGCCGACCGCCACGCCGTGAAGCGCAGCCTCGACTTCATGCTCGGCTGGTTCATGCACCCGGTGGCGTTCGGGGAGTACCCGGCCACGATGCGCCGGCTCGTCGGCCGCCGGCTGCCGGAGTTTACCAAGGAGCAGTCGGAGATGCTCAAGGGGTCCTACGACTTCCTCGGCCTCAACTATTACACCAGCAACTACGCGCAGGCCGCCGCACGCCCGCCCAACCGGCGCCGGCCGTCGTACGCCACCGACCACTGGGTCAACCAGACCGGCTACCGCAACGGCGTCCCCATCGGCCCCCCG GCGTTCTCGCCGGTCTTCCTCAACTACCCGCCGGGGCTGCGTGAGCTGCTGCTTTACATCCGGAGGATCTACGGCAACCGCCCCATCTACATCACCGAAAACG GCACTGACGAGGCGAACAACAGCACAATCCCGATCAAAGAGGCGCTCAAGGACGACACCCGCATCTCCTTCCACGTCAACCACCTCAAGTTCCTGCACAAGGCCATCCA GGAGGGGGTGAACGTGAAGGGTTACATCACATGGACGTTCCAGGACGACTTCGAGTTCGGTGACGGATTCAAGGACCGGTTCGGCCTCATCTACGTCGACCGCGCGACGCTCGCTAGGTACCGCAAGAAGTCCAGCTACTGGATGCAGGACTTCCTCAAGAGGCACTGA